In Populus trichocarpa isolate Nisqually-1 chromosome 7, P.trichocarpa_v4.1, whole genome shotgun sequence, the following proteins share a genomic window:
- the LOC7473146 gene encoding uncharacterized protein LOC7473146, with translation MGLKRTPYRFGSSSLRAPFKSLIPRTIDAMKGRKILGVSLSIFLINMAAIMERADENLLPAVYKEVSEAFNAGPSDLGYLTFIRNFVQGLSSPLAGILVINHARPTVLAMGTLCWALSTAAVGASQHFSQAAFWRAVNGFGLAIVIPALQSFIADSYQDGVRGTGFGLLSFIGNLGGIGGGVLATVMAGQQYWGVQGWRFAFIMMASLSLLIGLLVFLFVVDPRKTIGVNRDTSENFERDELVEKGNSYELSIWTESWTATKAVMKVKTFQIIVLQGIVGSLPWTAMVFFTMWFELIGFNHNKTAALLSFFAVGCSLGSLLGGIIADRMSHIYPHSGRIMCAQFSAFMGIPFSWFLLKVIPQSVSSYSTFAVTLFMMGLTISWNGTAVNAPIFAEVVPVKHRTMIYAYDRAFEGSFSSFAAPLVGILSEQMFGYDSKSVDPIKGSVREASALSKGLLSMMAIPFGLCCLFYTPLYRYFRQDRENARMAGSKALEIM, from the exons ATGGGCCTTAAACGGACCCCTTACAGATTTGGTTCTTCTTCCCTTCGAGCGCCATTCAAGTCTTTGATTCCCAGAACTATTGATGCCAtgaa AGGAAGAAAGATTTTGGGGGTTTCTCTTTCTATCTTTCTTATAAACATGGCTGCTATAATGGAGCGCGCTGATGAAAATCTCCTTCCTGCTGTTTATAAAGAAGTTAGTGAAGCTTTTAATGCTGGACCATCTGATCTGGGGTATCTTACTTTCATAAGGAACTTTGTGCAGGGACTGTCATCACCATTGGCAGGTATTTTAGTTATAAACCATGCCCGTCCCACGGTTCTTGCAATGGGAACTTTGTGTTGGGCCTTATCAACTGCTGCGGTGGGTGCAAGCCAGCATTTCTCGCAAGCTGCATTCTGGAGAGCAGTAAATGGCTTTGGACTGGCAATTGTAATACCAGCATTGCAATCTTTCATTGCTGATAGCTATCAGGATGGTGTGAGGGGTACTGGATTTGGATTGCTAAGCTTTATTGGTAACTTGGGTGGTATAGGTGGTGGTGTTCTGGCAACAGTTATGGCTGGTCAGCAGTATTGGGGTGTACAAGGATGGCGTTTTGCCTTCATCATGATGGCATCATTGAGTTTACTAATAGGGTtacttgttttcttatttgtggTTGATCCAAGGAAAACAATTGGTGTCAACCGTGACACCAGTGAGAATTTTGAAAG AGATGAACTGGTAGAAAAGGGAAATTCTTATGAATTATCAATTTGGACAGAGTCCTGGACAGCAACAAAAGCCGTTATGAAAGTGAAAACATTTCAGATAATTGTCCTGCAGGGCATTGTTGGTTCCCTGCCATGGACTGCAATGGTGTTTTTTACCATGTGGTTTGAACTGATTG GTTTTAATCATAACAAAACAGCAGCTCTCCTAAGTTTCTTTGCTGTTGGGTGTTCATTGGGGTCCCTCCTTGGTGGCATAATAGCTGATCGAATGTCACATATTTACCCTCACTCTGGCCGTATCATGTGTGCCCAGTTCAGTGCCTTCATGGGCATCCCATTCTCTTGGTTTCTTCTCAAAGTGATTCCACAATCAGTAAGCAGCTATTCCACCTTTGCTGTTACCCTTTTCATGATGGGCCTAACAATCAGCTGGAATGGTACTGCTGTCAATGCCCCAATATTCGCTGAGGTGGTGCCTGTAAAACACCGGACTATGATTTATGCATATGATCGTGCTTTTGAAGGATCGTTCTCTTCTTTTGCGGCTCCATTGGTCGGAATCCTTTCAGAGCAGATGTTTGGTTATGATTCAAAGTCTGTTGATCCAATTAAAGGTTCTGTACGAGAAGCTTCTGCACTGTCTAAAGGGCTTCTTTCGATGATGGCAATTCCATTTGGTTTGTGTTGCTTGTTTTACACTCCATTGTATAGATATTTTAGGCAAGACCGTGAAAATGCAAGAATGGCGGGTTCAAAAGCATTAGAGATCATGTAA